The DNA sequence ACGCCGCCCGCCGCGCCGAGGCCGAGGCGACCGTGACCAGCGCCCGCGAGGAGTCGGACAACCTGCGGGCTGCGGCCGAGGCGGCGCTGGTAGCCGCCCGGGAGGAGGCCGACCAGCTCATCGCCACCGCCCAGCAGCAGGCCGACGACGCACTGCACGCAGCGCGGCGCGAGGCCGACGACACCATCAAGGCCGCGCAGCGGGAAGCCAGGCAGACCGTCACCACCGCCCAGGAGCAGGCCAGCAACGCGGTCAGCACCGCCCAGGAGACCGCCGACCGGACCCTGGCCGACGCCCAGGCCGAGGCCGAACGGCTGGTCACCCAGGCCCGGATGGACGCCAGCCGGATGGTCACCACTGCCCAGGAAGAGGCAACCAACCTGCGCGAGGCCGCCGAGGCGGCGGTCGCCGCCGCCCGGCAGGACGCCGAACGGATTCGCACCGAGGGCGAGGCCGCCGCCGAGTCGGCCCGTCGGGAGGCCGCTCAGGCCGTCGAGCAGGCCACCGAGTACGTCACCCGGACCCACGCCGAGACTGACGCGTTCGTCGCGCAGACCCGCGCCGAGCTGGACCAGGAGCTCACCGCCCGACGTGACCAGGTCGAGCAGGAGGTGACCGCGCTGCGCAGTACCGCCGAAGCGGAGGTCGCCGAGTTGCGCGACGGCGTACAGCAGGAGGTCGACCGGCGCCGCGCAACGATGGAGCAGGAGATCGGCGAGTTGCGGGCCGCCGCCGAGCAGGAGGTGGAGCAGTGGCGCGACACCACCCAGGAGATCATCGCGAACCAGCGCGGTGAGGCCGAGGAGTACGCCACCCACATCCGCTCCCGGGCCGAGGAGCAGGCGGTGACCATCCGCCAGCAGGCCGAGGAGTACGCGTTGAGCACCCGGGGCAGCGCCGACGAGCACGCCGCCAGCGTTCGGCGCCTCTCCGAGGAGCACGCCGCGATCGCCCAGCGTCAGCTGGCCAGCAGTCAGCAGCAGGTGGCGTCCGCCCAGCGTGAGGTCGTCTCCGCCGGTCAGCAGCTCACCGAGGTACTGCAGGAGGTCGCCGAGGCGCAGCAGGCCCTCGCTGACCTGCGGCACCAGATGGTGCTCACCCGGCAGGAATCCGACGAGGCACGGCGCACGCTCAGTGCGGTCCAGGCCGAGCTGGCCACCGAACAGCAACGGCTCGCCGGGATGCGGGAACCAGAGCCGGCGGCGCAGGAATTGGCGCGGGAACCAGAGCCGGCGGCGCAGGAGCTGGCACAGGAACCAGAGCCGGCGGAGCCGCAGCCCGAGACGGCCGCGCAGCAGGCCGAGCCGACAACGACGACTGTGCAGGCCCCGGAGGAGGCGTCGGAGGAGACCCTGCCGGTCGACGCGGTCCCGACCGAGGCGGTGTCGGTCGATCAGACCGCCGAGAAGGTCGCCGCGGGCGCGTCCGAGCGCAAGCGCCGTACCCACGCCTGACCCGGCGGCCGGCCCTCGGACCGCCGATGATCCTGCCGTACGGACGTGGGGTGGCCGGGCTCACTCCTCGGTGAGCTGCCCGTCGCGCTCGACGTGGCGCTGCCCGGTGCGGGGGCAGACGTACCGGCCGTCGCCGTCCGCGACCAGCGGTACGCCGGCCCGGCCGACCCAGCCGACCCGTCGCGCCGGTACCCCGACGACCAGCGCGAAGTCCGGTACGTCGCGGGTGACCACGGCACCGGCGGCGACCGTCGCCCAGCGGCCGATCCGCACCGGGGCGACGCAGACCGCCCGGGCACCGATCGCCGCGCCGGTGCCGATGGTGACACCGACCGCGGTCCAGTCGTCGCCGGTCTTCAGCCGCCCGTCCGGGGTGACCGCCCGGGGGTACTCGTCGTTGGTCAGCACCGCCGCCGGCCCGATGAACACTCCGTCGTCGAGTTGCGCCGGCTCGTAGACGAGGGCGTGGTTCTGCAGTTTCACGTTGTCGCCGAGCCGGACCCCCGGACCGACGTACGCCCCCCGGCCGATGATGCAGTTGCGGCCGACCGACGCGTCCTCGCGGACCTGGGCCAGGTGCCAGACACGGGTGCCGGCACCGATACTCGCCGTGTCGGCCACGTCGGCGGAGCCGGCGACGGTAGCGGCGGCGGTGGCGGAGCCGGCGGTGGCGGTGGCGGTGGCGGCGGAGCCGGTGGTGGCGGTGGCGTCCGGGCGCGCTGCGGTTGCACTCATAAGCCGTGATCCTCCCTGGTCACCGGCAGTGTGTCAGAGCTGCCGGAGGTGCGGCGCACACGGTAGGGGGTAACCGGTGCCACC is a window from the Solwaraspora sp. WMMD792 genome containing:
- a CDS encoding acyltransferase, whose product is MSATAARPDATATTGSAATATATAGSATAAATVAGSADVADTASIGAGTRVWHLAQVREDASVGRNCIIGRGAYVGPGVRLGDNVKLQNHALVYEPAQLDDGVFIGPAAVLTNDEYPRAVTPDGRLKTGDDWTAVGVTIGTGAAIGARAVCVAPVRIGRWATVAAGAVVTRDVPDFALVVGVPARRVGWVGRAGVPLVADGDGRYVCPRTGQRHVERDGQLTEE